The Nocardia sp. NBC_00508 nucleotide sequence GGCAGGTACGCCAGCGGATCGTGTGCCGAGGTCTGATCGGTCACGATATCGATCGGTGCCTGCATCGCGAGTAACTGCGGAAATACCTCCGCCGCATTGCCTTCGAGTCCGATGGACAATGGGCGGCCGGCATCCCGGGCCTCGATGGCCAGTCGCAGCGCCTCCGCGAGGTCGGCAGCCTTGGTGTCGAGATACCTGTGGGCGATCCGGCGGTCGATGCGGGTCACGTCGCAATCGACACAGATCGCGACGCCATTGTTCATCGTCACGGCGAGGGGCTGCGCACCGCCCATACCGCCGAGTCCAGCGGTCAGGGTGATCGTGCCCGCCAGTGTGCCGTCACTGTTCGGGAAGCGACCCGATGCCGCCAGTTTTCGCGCGACGGCACCGAAGGTTTCGTAGGTGCCCTGCAGGATGCCTTGGGTGCCGATGTAGATCCAGGAGCCCGCGGTCATCTGCCCGTACATGGTCAGGCCGAGGTGCTCCAGGCGACGGAACTCTTCCCAGTTCGCCCAGTCACCAACCAGATTCGAGTTTGCAATGAGCACGCGCGGCGCCCATTCGTTGGTGCGGAAGACGCCCACCGGCTTGCCCGACTGCACCAGCATGGTCTCGTCGGACTTCAACGTCTTCAGCGTGCGGACCATCGCGTCGAAGGCATCCCACGTGCGCGCGGCCTTACCGGTGCCGCCGTAGACGACCAGCTCATCCGGGTGCTCGGCCACCTCGGGATCCAGATTGTTCATCAGCATGCGCAGCGCGCCCTCTTGCTGCCAGCCGAGCGTGGTGAGTTCGCTGCCGCGCGCTGCGGACACGTGGCGCGCGCCGGAGGTAGCCGTGGGCTGTGCGGTCATCGAGTGCTCCTTGTAGTCGCTGGATCGGCGGGATAGGTCATCGACGCGGGCGGATTGCTGGTGCGCCGCGCGAGTGGGTAGTACAGGGCCGCGGTGACGACGATGCCGACAATCCAGGAGATGTCCGCGCCGCCGAGTTGTTCGGTGATCGGTCCGGTATAGAGCTTCTGGGCGAGGAACGGGATCTGGGCCAGTACACCGATCACGTAGCACGCGATGGCGGTTCCGTTCCAGCGTCCGTAGCGCGCGTCGGGATCGTAGAGCGCGGGGACGTCCACCTTCTCTTTCGAGATCAGGTAGTAGTCGGTGAGGTTGATGGCGCTCCACGGCGTGAAGACCATGAGCAGCACCAGGACGAAGTTCTTGAAGTTGTTCAGGAAGTCGGCACTGGCGCCGACCGCGACGACCACCGAGACCGCGGTGAAGCCGACGATGTAGGCGGTGCGGGCAGCGGCGGAAATCGTGGACTGTCCATTGAACGCGGTCACCGTGGTCAGGATCGACATGAAGCCGCCATAGGCGTTGAGGCAGTTGACGGTCAGCTTGCCGACGAGGACCACGAGGTAGATCAGCGTCGCGATGACCGCGGGCCCGGCAAGGTTGCCGACGAATCCGACCTGGTCACCCAGGAATGCCTTGCCGGCGACCGCGGCGACCAGCACACCGAGGGTCATCGCCCACTGCGACCCGATCACGCTGCCCGCGAAGGTCGACCAGAATGTCGCGCGCGCGCTCGTGTCGCGCGGCAGGTAGCGGGAGTAGTCCGCGACGTAGGGCCCGAAGGTCAACTGCCAGCCCGCGCCCAGGGAGATCGCGAGCAGGAAGGTGGCGATGTCGAAGCCCTTGACCCCGACCACGGCCGACACGTCGTATTCGGCGAACAGCCGGATCGCCAGGTAGGTGAAGCCGACAATGCCGATGACCGTCGCGATGCGCCCGACGACGTGGATGAGCTTGTACCCGGTCACCGCCACGAACGCAGTGAGTACACCGAAGATGACGATACCGACGGTTGGACTATCAATGTGCAGGATCTTGTTGATCGCCTGGCCGGCGAGCACGCTGCCGGTGGCGGCGAACCCGAGATACATCAGCACCACGAGTACCAGCGGCAGCACCGCACCGAAGACACCGAACTGGGCGCGGCTCGAAATCATCTGTGGGAGCCCGAGCCTCGGTCCCTGTGCGAAGTGCAATGCCATCACCGCGCCACCGAGAACATTGCCGATGAGCAGGCCGAGGATTGCCCAGATCGCGTCGGCCCCGAACACCACCGCCAATGCGCCGTCGACGATCGCGGTGATCTGCATATTGGCGCCGAACCAGAGGGTGAACTGGCTGAATGGGGAGCCATGCCGTTCGTCGTCGGGGATGACGTCGATGGTGCGACGCTCCGGCGCGAGGACGACTTCGGATGGTTCGTCGATGGTCATACGCCTGTCTCTCTTCCCGCGAGTCCGGCTGGTTCGGCGCGCGGCCACAGCCCGCGATCTCGTACACACTGTGCGCTGGCTCACGTTTTCCATGAACAGGATGTATAGTCCTGTATAGACAACTCGATGTCAAGCGCCACCGGATATGCGCGGACGACATGGGATGATCACCGGTGCAGTCAATGGATAAGGGGTTCGAATCGTGGCGATCGTCGACGCGGAACTCGTCGCGCTGTACAACGACGCGGGAACCGATTCGGCTCCTGCTTACGAGCGCGTGAAGAATCTCGTTGTCGCGCAGATCAATTCAGGTCAGTGGTGCGAGGGTGACCAGCTGCCGTCGGAGAATCAGCTCGTCGCCGCGCTCGGCCTGTCCCGCATGACGATCAATCGCGCGCTGCGCGAACTCACCGCCGACGGACTGATCGTGCGCATGATGGGCATCGGCACCTTCGTCGCCCCACCGAAGTCCGCATCCCCACTCTTCGAGGTGAAGAATATCGCCGACGAGATCCAGCGCCGCGGCCACCGGCATCGCACCGAGGTGATCTACGTGCGCGCGGAACAGGCCGACAAAGCCAACCCGGTCATCCAGGATCTGATGCGCGGCACCGTTTTTCACTCCCTGCTGGTGCATTTCGAAGACGACACACCGATCCAGGTCGAAGACAGATACGTCAATCCCAGCGAAGCCCCCGGCTACCTCGACCAGGACTTCACACTGAAGACGCCGAACAACTATCTGAGCGAAGTCGCCCCCCTGGAACGCGGCGAGCACATCGTAGAAGCAGTCCTCGGCAGCACAGACGAATGCCGCCTGCTGCGCATCAAGCGGTCCGAACCCTGCCTGTTGATTCGCCGGCGGACGTGGTCGGCGCGCGGGTTGGTCAGCGCGGCGCGGTTGGTCCACCCGGGATCGCGGAACCGGTTGGAAGGCACCTTCACGGGTCATTGAACCGTAAAATGTGGGCCGCAACTCCCAGACGCCGCGCAGCCAACGATCTGAGAGCGCCCCCGCCCAGCCGCACCACGGTGGTAACGCCGCTGTAATCGCCACACCGCACACGCGTGTGAACATGCAACGAAATCCCCTACCACCGAAGGGAATCCGGCTACGTGTGGCAGCTCTATCGAGCAGTACTCCTCACCGACGACCATCGCTTGCTCGGCTACGTCGAAGCGGGCGCGAAGCTCATGGAACACGCTAGGATCGGCCACCATCTCGTCCAAGGGGTCGAGCGGCTGCTCGATACGCCCAGTCGGGTCGTGTGGGCGGGCCACGCGGCCGCGCGACATCGACCGGGCGGCGAAAACCTTTACCGGCGAGCCGGTTCCGTTGCCGCACTGGTGACGCCGGAGCATGGCGCTGTCGGGCGGTACCTGGTCAATCACGACCTGCGGGTCTTCGTGGACAAGGCGACGGTGATGGAAAACGACGCTCGTCATCGCATCCATCCGCTGCCATTGCTCACCGCGGAACCCGCGCCGGACGAGGGCCGCATCGTCGGCGACCACACCCTCCTCGGTTCCTGGGCGTACGCCCTGGTTTCGGTGCGCGACATCGTGCCGGAGGGATTCGAGCAGTTGAAGTTCGACCTGGTCGAACGGCGCACGTGATCGCGAGTGCTCCACCGGCAGCGCGACCCGTTGCGGCCAGGACGCCTGCTCACCTGACTGCCGTCGGGGTACTACTGCCCGTCCGGCCAGCCGGAGCGGTATTCGGCCTCGGCGAGTTCCTTCAGCGTCAGCAACTGTTTGCGCATCATGACCACGTCACCGAGCGCCAGCGCCACCGCAATCGGTTTCGGTGCGCCGAAGCGCACCCGGATCACCAGCCTGGCCCCCTCCCCTTCAGGACGCACCGCATAGGTGACGCAGATCTTGCCGGTGATCAGCGTGATATGCCGACCGAGGACGAAGGAGTCCAGGTCGAACAGGGACATGAACCGCTGTCCCACTTCCAATTCGGTGAGCTGTGGATCGCGTCGGCGCGGGCTGGGCTTGCCGAAATTGTCCAGCAGGTCGTAGCTGTAGGGAGCGATACGCAACTGGCACAACCAGGCGTAGACGAGCGCGGGCGGAGCCGCGATACTGATCGCGCGGTCGGCCTGGAGGCCGCCGGGCTGCCGATCGTCGCAGGGCAGCGGCGCCTCGCGCTCGGCTTCGGTGGCGCCCCACACTATCCCGGGGATCATGCCGCCGCCGCGATTCGGCGCAGCATCCAGCGCACCGTCATCCGGTGGCCGCCGGTACCGATGACCAGCGCACGATAGACCTTGCCGGAGAGTCCGGGGAACTCGGCGAAGCTGCGCGCGCGGACACGCGTCCGGCTCGGGCCCTCCTCGTCCAATTCGAAGATCAACTGGTACTTCGAGAACCAGTG carries:
- the hutU gene encoding urocanate hydratase; amino-acid sequence: MTAQPTATSGARHVSAARGSELTTLGWQQEGALRMLMNNLDPEVAEHPDELVVYGGTGKAARTWDAFDAMVRTLKTLKSDETMLVQSGKPVGVFRTNEWAPRVLIANSNLVGDWANWEEFRRLEHLGLTMYGQMTAGSWIYIGTQGILQGTYETFGAVARKLAASGRFPNSDGTLAGTITLTAGLGGMGGAQPLAVTMNNGVAICVDCDVTRIDRRIAHRYLDTKAADLAEALRLAIEARDAGRPLSIGLEGNAAEVFPQLLAMQAPIDIVTDQTSAHDPLAYLPIGMDLADMKMMADKDPAKFTEDARTAMAAQVRAMVGFLDRGAEVFDYGNSIRDEARKAGYDRAFDFPGFVPAYIRPLFEEGLGPFRWAALSGDPKDIAATDKAIVELFPENEHLRRWIDMAGKKVAFEGLPARICWLGYGERHLAGLKFNEMVASGELSAPIAIGRDHLDSGSVASPYRETEAMADGSDAIADWPLLNALVNTASGASWVSIHHGGGVGMGRSIHAGQVCIADGTALAAEKLARVLTNDPGMGVIRHADAGYEHAIDVAEDRGVRVPMTEG
- a CDS encoding purine-cytosine permease family protein translates to MTIDEPSEVVLAPERRTIDVIPDDERHGSPFSQFTLWFGANMQITAIVDGALAVVFGADAIWAILGLLIGNVLGGAVMALHFAQGPRLGLPQMISSRAQFGVFGAVLPLVLVVLMYLGFAATGSVLAGQAINKILHIDSPTVGIVIFGVLTAFVAVTGYKLIHVVGRIATVIGIVGFTYLAIRLFAEYDVSAVVGVKGFDIATFLLAISLGAGWQLTFGPYVADYSRYLPRDTSARATFWSTFAGSVIGSQWAMTLGVLVAAVAGKAFLGDQVGFVGNLAGPAVIATLIYLVVLVGKLTVNCLNAYGGFMSILTTVTAFNGQSTISAAARTAYIVGFTAVSVVVAVGASADFLNNFKNFVLVLLMVFTPWSAINLTDYYLISKEKVDVPALYDPDARYGRWNGTAIACYVIGVLAQIPFLAQKLYTGPITEQLGGADISWIVGIVVTAALYYPLARRTSNPPASMTYPADPATTRSTR
- the hutC gene encoding histidine utilization repressor: MAIVDAELVALYNDAGTDSAPAYERVKNLVVAQINSGQWCEGDQLPSENQLVAALGLSRMTINRALRELTADGLIVRMMGIGTFVAPPKSASPLFEVKNIADEIQRRGHRHRTEVIYVRAEQADKANPVIQDLMRGTVFHSLLVHFEDDTPIQVEDRYVNPSEAPGYLDQDFTLKTPNNYLSEVAPLERGEHIVEAVLGSTDECRLLRIKRSEPCLLIRRRTWSARGLVSAARLVHPGSRNRLEGTFTGH